One Picosynechococcus sp. PCC 7003 DNA segment encodes these proteins:
- a CDS encoding 2-hydroxyacid dehydrogenase, with translation MKIAFFSSKPYDQTSFNRVNQRFHYELVFLEPRLTPNTVSLAAGFPAICAFINDDLGEAVLTQLAHNGTQYIALRCAGFNNINLEVARKLGLSVVRIPAYSPHAVAEHAAGLILMLNRKLYRAYNRVRDDNFALNGLLGFDLHGKTVGIIGTGKIGECFAKIMQGFGCRLLAYDLQENSVCLDLGVQYTDLPDLLTQADIISLHCPLVPDTYHLINATSLAQIKPGAMLINTSRGGLIDTRAVIEALKTGQLGYFGTDVYEEEENLFFEDLSDTVIQDDTFQLLQSFPNVVITAHQAFFTQEALGNIATTTLDNLRALEKGQVCANQLCP, from the coding sequence ATGAAAATCGCCTTCTTTAGCAGCAAACCCTACGATCAAACCTCATTTAATCGAGTCAACCAACGCTTTCACTATGAGCTAGTATTTCTCGAACCACGCCTCACTCCCAATACCGTCAGCCTCGCCGCTGGTTTTCCGGCCATTTGTGCGTTTATCAACGATGACTTGGGGGAAGCCGTCCTCACACAACTCGCCCACAACGGCACTCAATATATTGCCCTACGCTGTGCTGGGTTTAACAATATCAACCTTGAAGTCGCCCGTAAATTAGGCTTGAGCGTTGTCCGTATTCCCGCCTACTCTCCCCATGCCGTAGCCGAACATGCCGCAGGATTGATTTTGATGCTCAACCGCAAACTCTATCGCGCCTACAACCGCGTCCGGGACGATAACTTTGCCCTCAATGGCCTCCTGGGTTTTGATCTCCACGGTAAAACAGTCGGGATTATTGGCACCGGGAAAATTGGCGAATGCTTTGCCAAAATTATGCAAGGGTTTGGCTGTCGTTTGCTGGCCTACGATCTCCAAGAAAATTCTGTCTGTTTAGATTTGGGCGTCCAATACACAGATTTACCGGATCTGCTCACCCAAGCTGATATTATTTCTCTCCACTGTCCTTTAGTGCCCGACACCTATCACCTAATTAATGCCACTTCTCTCGCCCAGATCAAACCCGGTGCCATGCTGATTAACACCAGTCGGGGGGGCTTAATTGATACCAGAGCCGTCATCGAAGCGCTGAAAACAGGTCAATTGGGTTATTTTGGCACTGATGTCTACGAAGAAGAAGAAAATCTCTTTTTTGAAGATCTATCAGATACGGTGATTCAAGATGATACGTTTCAGTTATTACAGTCTTTTCCCAATGTGGTGATCACTGCCCACCAAGCCTTTTTTACCCAGGAAGCTTTGGGGAACATTGCAACTACGACTTTAGATAATTTGCGAGCACTGGAAAAAGGTCAAGTTTGCGCGAATCAGCTGTGTCCCTAG
- a CDS encoding TVP38/TMEM64 family protein: MATAAHSTSIFVQGVFGTGFDPQVWFLQSLQWIDSLGALGAIAFMVLYVVATVAFLPGSILTLGAGVVFGVALGSIYVFVGATLGAIAAFLVGRYLARQWVSKKIADNPKFRAIDEAVGNEGLKIVLLTRLSPVFPFNLLNYAYGVTGVSLKDYVLGSVGMIPGTVMYVYIGSLAGNLATLGTESTSANPIAQWSIRILGFVATVAVTVYVTKIARQALNKTVTNLK, translated from the coding sequence ATGGCAACGGCGGCCCATTCAACATCAATCTTTGTCCAGGGGGTTTTTGGTACGGGATTTGATCCCCAGGTTTGGTTCCTCCAAAGCTTGCAATGGATCGATAGTCTGGGTGCCCTAGGGGCGATCGCCTTTATGGTGCTTTATGTCGTTGCGACGGTGGCTTTTTTACCGGGGTCGATTCTGACTTTGGGAGCCGGGGTTGTTTTTGGCGTCGCCTTGGGATCAATTTATGTTTTTGTTGGGGCAACCCTAGGGGCGATCGCTGCTTTCCTGGTCGGTCGTTATCTGGCTCGGCAATGGGTCAGTAAAAAAATCGCCGATAACCCGAAATTTCGTGCCATCGACGAAGCGGTTGGCAATGAAGGCCTAAAGATTGTGCTTCTCACTCGCCTCTCGCCTGTATTTCCCTTTAATCTACTCAACTATGCCTATGGGGTCACGGGCGTTTCCCTAAAAGATTATGTCCTCGGCTCCGTGGGAATGATCCCTGGCACTGTGATGTATGTTTATATCGGTTCCTTGGCCGGAAATCTTGCGACCCTCGGCACAGAAAGCACCAGCGCCAATCCCATTGCCCAGTGGTCGATCCGTATTCTTGGTTTTGTGGCTACTGTTGCTGTGACTGTCTATGTGACCAAAATTGCGAGACAAGCCTTGAATAAAACCGTCACCAATTTGAAATGA